The sequence below is a genomic window from Actinokineospora baliensis.
AGGTCAAGCTCGACCGGTTCAACGAGATCGCCGAGCTGATGGCCACCGACTACTCCGACGAGCTGATGGAGGAGATGGGCAAGCTCCAGGAGGAGCTCGACCACGCCGACGCCTGGGACCTCGACTCCCAGCTCGAGCAGGCGATGGACGCGCTGCGCTGCCCGCCGCCGGACGCCGACGTCACCGTGCTCTCCGGTGGTGAGCGCCGCCGGGTCGCGCTGTGCAAGCTGCTGCTGTCCAAGCCCGACCTGCTGCTGCTCGACGAGCCCACCAACCACCTCGACGCCGAGAGCGTGCTGTGGCTCGAACAGCACCTCGCCCAGTACGCCGGTGCCGTCCTCGCCGTCACCCACGACCGGTACTTCCTGGACAACCTCGCCGAGTGGATCCTGGAGATCGACCGCGGCCGCACCTACCCCTACGAGGGCAACTACTCCACGTACCTGGAGAAGAAGGCCGAGCGGCTGGCGGTGCAGGGCAAGAAGGACCAGAAGCTGCAGAAGCGCCTCAAGGAGGAGCTGGCCTGGGTCCGCTCCAACGCCAAGGCGCGGCAGACCAAGTCCAGGGCCCGCCTCGACCGCTACGAGGAGATGGCCGCGGAGGCGGAGAAGACCCGCAAGCTCGACTTCGAGGAGATCCAGATCCCGCCGGGCCCGCGCCTGGGCAACGTGGTCGTGGACGTCGACAAGCTCCGCAAGGGCTTCGGCGACCGGATCCTCATCGACGGGCTCAGCTTCGACCTGCCGCGCAACGGCATCATCGGCGTGATCGGCCCCAACGGCGTCGGCAAGACCACGCTGTTCAAGACCATCGTCGGTCTGGAGGAGCCGGACGAGGGCAACGTCAAGATCGGCGAGACGGTGTCGCTGTCCTACGTCGACCAGAACCGGGCCAACATCGACCCGACCAAGACGGTGTTCCAGACCGTCTCCGGCGGCCTCGACTACATCCAGGTCGGCCAGGTCGAGATGCCCTCGCGCGCCTACGTCAGCGCGTTCGGCTTCAAGGGCCCCGACCAGCAGAAGCCCGCGGGCGTGCTCTCCGGCGGTGAGCGCAACCGGCTGAACCTGGCCCTGACGCTCAAGCAGGGCGGCAACCTGATCCTGCTCGACGAGCCGACCAACGACCTGGACGTGGAGACCCTCGGGTCGCTGGAGAACGCCCTGGAGCAGTTCCCCGGCTGCGCGGTGGTGATCTCCCACGACCGGTGGTTCCTCGACCGCACCTGCACCCACATCCTGGCCTGGGAGGGCACCCCGGAGAACCCGGCCAAGTGGTTCTGGTTCGAGGGCAACTTCGAGGGGTACGAGCGCAACAAGGTCGAGCGGCTCGGTGCTGACGCCGCCCGCCCGCATCGGGTGACCTACCGCAAGCTCACCCGGGACTAGACGGGGAGCGGCGACGTGGCGGCCTGGAACGAGTTACCCGCGGCGAGCGCGGCCGAGTGCGCGGCACTGGTCGACTCCGCCGACCGGTTGCGGTGGAGCGCGCCGGAACTGGCGGTCCAGTTCGCCGCCCGCTCGTTGCGCTCCGGCGTCGCCGACGTCGCCACGACGACTAGGGCCCAAGTGCTGCTGGGCACCAGCCTGGTGCGCCTGGGCAGGCACGCCGAGGCGGTCGAGCCCGCGCTCGCCGCGCTGCCCGCCGTCACCGCGGGCGGCTTGGTGGAACGGGCCGCGGCCGTGCGGGTCGCCTTGGCCGCGTGCGCGCGGGTGCTCGGCGAGCCGCTGGCAGGCTGCGAACTGCTCCGGCCGGTGCTGCGGTCCACGACCGCGGCACCGGCCACCCGGGCGCTGGCGTTGGGCCAGTTCGTCGCCTGTGCCGCGCACATCGGCCGTCGCGACGACCTGGAAGACGCCCTCGCCGAGGCCGATCGGTTGTTGGCCGCGGACGAGGCGCTCGGGCAGGACGGGCGGAAGGTGGAGCGGGCGCTGCTGTGCGTTCGCGCCGCCTCCTACCACCGCCGCCACGGCGACACCGAGGCGGCGACCGACTCGGCCCGCGACGGTCTCGCCCTGCTCAACCGGCTCGGCGCGGCCAGCGCCGAGGGGGGGTTGGCCAAGGCCAGGCTCGTGCTGGAGATGGTCTGCGCCCTGCTCGACGACGGCGACATCGACGAGGCCACCCTGGTCGCCGCGACGGTGCTCGGTGAACCGGTCCGGGCCACCTCGGCCCTCGCGCTCGGCAGGCTCCGGCTGGCGATGGCCACCCGGGTCCACCTGCCGTCGGGGCGGGCCGACCACGGCCGCGCCATGCTGGTCGACGTCGTCCGGCTCGCCGAACGGCACGGCCTCGACTCCCTGCAGGCGGACGCGTGGACGTTCCTCGCGCACGCCGAGGAGGAAGCCGGTCACCCCGGCGACGCCCTGCACGCGCTGCGGTCGGCGCGAGCGGCGGAGTACCGGTACCTGCGGTCCGTGGCGAGTGCTCGCGGGCTGCTGCTCACCGAGGTCGGAGCGGTCCGCGATCCGGAGAGCGCCGTGTCGTTGCTGCGCGCCACCGTTCGGCCGACAGCCGCGCCTGCTGCGACCGAGGCCGCTGAGACGGTCCGCGACAAGGCGAGCAAGCGCGGTTCGGGTCCCGTCGCGAAGGCCCAGGCCCAGGCCCCGGTCGAGGTGGTGCGGGTCGAGGAGAGCACCGACAGCGCCGAGCCGGAGATGTTCGCCGTGACGTTGGTTCGGGTGTGGCCGAAGGGCACCGCCGAGCCGGTGGACCCGGAGGAGCCGCCGCTGCCGGTCGGCGGCGAGGTCACCCTCAACGCGCTCGCCATCCACGTCCGCGACCTCGCGCCCGCCGACGCGGAGTTGCTGCGGTCGGACCGGGGTGAGTTCGCGGTGCTGCTCCCGTCGACCACCCTCGCCGAGGCAGACGCACTGGCTTCGGCGATCCGCGAAGCCGCTGCGGACGCGCAGTGGTTGATCGACGACCAGGGCCAGGAGTTGACGATCAGCACCGGTGTCGCCGCGCTGCCCGGCACCGTGGACGGGCCGGACGAGGGCATCGAGGCGCTGCTGCTGGCCGCCCGCGCGGCGGTGACGGTGTCCGAACCGCCGAGCCCGGCCCCCGCCGTGCTGCGCCGCACCGACCGGTTCCGCCGGTCGCCGAACACCGCGAAGACGGTTCCGCTCGCCGAGC
It includes:
- the ettA gene encoding energy-dependent translational throttle protein EttA, coding for MAEFIYTMKKVRKAHGDKVILDDVTLQFLPGAKIGVVGPNGAGKSSVLKIMAGLDQPNNGEAFISPGYSVGILQQEPPLNEEKTVLGNVQEAFGEIKVKLDRFNEIAELMATDYSDELMEEMGKLQEELDHADAWDLDSQLEQAMDALRCPPPDADVTVLSGGERRRVALCKLLLSKPDLLLLDEPTNHLDAESVLWLEQHLAQYAGAVLAVTHDRYFLDNLAEWILEIDRGRTYPYEGNYSTYLEKKAERLAVQGKKDQKLQKRLKEELAWVRSNAKARQTKSRARLDRYEEMAAEAEKTRKLDFEEIQIPPGPRLGNVVVDVDKLRKGFGDRILIDGLSFDLPRNGIIGVIGPNGVGKTTLFKTIVGLEEPDEGNVKIGETVSLSYVDQNRANIDPTKTVFQTVSGGLDYIQVGQVEMPSRAYVSAFGFKGPDQQKPAGVLSGGERNRLNLALTLKQGGNLILLDEPTNDLDVETLGSLENALEQFPGCAVVISHDRWFLDRTCTHILAWEGTPENPAKWFWFEGNFEGYERNKVERLGADAARPHRVTYRKLTRD
- a CDS encoding diguanylate cyclase domain-containing protein → MAAWNELPAASAAECAALVDSADRLRWSAPELAVQFAARSLRSGVADVATTTRAQVLLGTSLVRLGRHAEAVEPALAALPAVTAGGLVERAAAVRVALAACARVLGEPLAGCELLRPVLRSTTAAPATRALALGQFVACAAHIGRRDDLEDALAEADRLLAADEALGQDGRKVERALLCVRAASYHRRHGDTEAATDSARDGLALLNRLGAASAEGGLAKARLVLEMVCALLDDGDIDEATLVAATVLGEPVRATSALALGRLRLAMATRVHLPSGRADHGRAMLVDVVRLAERHGLDSLQADAWTFLAHAEEEAGHPGDALHALRSARAAEYRYLRSVASARGLLLTEVGAVRDPESAVSLLRATVRPTAAPAATEAAETVRDKASKRGSGPVAKAQAQAPVEVVRVEESTDSAEPEMFAVTLVRVWPKGTAEPVDPEEPPLPVGGEVTLNALAIHVRDLAPADAELLRSDRGEFAVLLPSTTLAEADALASAIREAAADAQWLIDDQGQELTISTGVAALPGTVDGPDEGIEALLLAARAAVTVSEPPSPAPAVLRRTDRFRRSPNTAKTVPLAEQRHESAALPRRAAPEVPADDTPTIPDIAVTVDREPQAGPAAADQPVAAPVVGDQLRTGRAEAADRSVIDRALIDQALTAADRSPAEDVDPLTDDAPTIPAPTSHRTAADALSRSTEDAAGPGEPVVAADPQHLGRRAARRAKVDEVDKSTVEDAGVRSVLSRFGVTAEGGGRRRAPEGDDSYFDPNALVGTDLPAPPMLPATMEPDADWARSTIPAPPEPDPVPSPPDTPDIPEPAEPDPIPQPEPALPEVDPPPSQAVAPRLVGQDSGVRAAGQVTVDPVAAGDDRRAIDFAARLRGLPRTVAIPPELPDEAAEAGDVVDADRPELPTRRRRSPSGRRERTNPSGLADLLAEALVAFKATQPDRPPGEAPSWSDDWPKAPTAGAPDPVAQLPQDLPRADSPRTDYPRTDADDQPPALPEPQPSIGTQVHTSGELRKDPAKPHQTGELPRWSRLSTESHWPDQPAWPTPPPEPPTWATDARAADPADRSRSRRQDRSTQPTVRGRHRSSEWAPADFESG